The Rhodothermus marinus DSM 4252 DNA segment GTCGAGCACCTGGCCCGCTACCGCAACTGACGGGATCAACCCCTCCGCTCCGGCCGTTCATGGACGGCATTTGTCACACAACCTGCAGACAGATAACCGATGCCCCACCGGCATATTCACGGCACCACGGTCCTGGGCGTACGCCATAACGGCCGCGTGGCGCTGGGCGCCGACGGCCAGGCCACACTGGGCAACACGGTCATGAAGCGCCGCGCCCAGAAAGTCCGGGCGCTCTACAACGGCAAGATCCTGGCCGGCTTTGCCGGCGCCACCGCCGACGCCCTGACGCTTTTCGAGCGCTTCGAAGGCAAGCTGCAGCAACACGGCGGCAACGTGCTCCGCGCGGCCGTCGAGCTGGCCAAAGACTGGCGCACCGACCGCTACCTGCGCCGCCTGGACGCCCTGCTGGCTGTCGCCTCGCCCGACCGCCTGCTGCTCATCAGCGGCAACGGCGACCTGATCGAACCCGACGACGACATCGTGGCCATCGGCTCAGGCGGCCCCTTCGCACTGGCCGCTGCCCGCGCCCTCCGCAAACACCGCCCCGACCTGTCGGCCCGCGCCATCGTCGAAGAGGCCCTCTCCATTGCGGCCGACATCTGCATCTACACCAACCACGAGTTCACGATTCTGGAAATCGATTCGAAGTGATACTGGAATCCACAGGATTTTTGCTAGAATTAATCAATAACAAATAATCACACGAATAATGGATCGTTCGCATTCCAGAAAACCGATTCGTACCACGGCCCTCTTTGTGGATTACGAGAACCTGTATCAGCAGGCTACCCGCTACCTAAAGCGTACCGATAACCTCAACGGACAGCTGGCCGATCTGCTCTACAGCCTCCGTCGCTATCTGCTGGCGCGTCGTCGCTTCCGGGTGGTGCTGGGACGTGCCTATGCCGACTTCGAGCAATACGACGATGGGCTGGCCATCCAGCGCGTACTGGCCGAACAGGGCATTGTGCCGCGCATGGTGCCCTCAAGCTACGAGGCGCCATCCCGATCGCTCCAGCTCACCATCGACGCACTGCAGACGCTGCAGAGCCATCCCGAAGTGCAGGCGTTCGTGGTGGTCAGCGGCAACCGCTCGTACCTGCCGCTGCTGGAGCACCTGCGCGGCCACGGCCGCCAGATCGCCCTCCTGCAGCTGACCTCGCCTTCCGACCTGGTCTATGAGCGCCTGGGCGACCGTCTGCTGCTGGATCCCCGTCCGATTCTGGAGCACGCCGGCCTGCGCCAGTTACTGGCGCATCTCTCGGGCCCCGTGGCGGATACGCCGCCTGCTCCGCCGCCGGCCTTCGCCTCGCTGGCCGACGATCCAGATGCCCTGAAGGCGCTCGAACTGATCCTCGAACACTTCGGCCAGTACGAGGAAGTCTACCTCACGCCTTTGCTCCGGAAGATGTCGGAAACCTTCGACGAAACCCGGGTCGAGCCCAAAGAGCTGATCAACCGCCTCGAAGCGGCGGGCGCCGTCCGGCTGGAACGCCGCCGTGGCTTCCCCTACGATTACACTGTGCTTATCCTGCACGAAGACCATCCCGACGTACGTCGCCTTCGCGAAACGCTGGCCTCACGGCCCGAGCCGGAACCCGAAGCCAGTGGAGATCTATCCGAAGAAGATCACGTTGAAGACACTTCCGGGGAAGAACCGTCGGCGTTCTAATTCGTCAACCTGTCTGCCATGGAGCAGGAACCCCTTACTTCGCAGGAGGCCGGAATGAAGCGCGAGCTGACCCCGCGCGAGATCGTCGCGGAGCTGGATAAATACATCGTTGGTCAGGAGGAAGCCAAAAAGTGCGTGGCCATTGCGCTGCGCAACCGCTGGCGCCGGCTGAACGCCCCGCCGGAGATGCGGGAAGAGATCATGCCGAACAACATCCTGATGATCGGCCCTACCGGCGTGGGCAAAACCGAGATTGCCCGTCGCCTGGCGAAGCTGGCCGGCGCGCCGTTCATCAAGGTCGAAGCCACCAAGTTCACCGAGGTCGGCTACGTGGGCCGCGATGTGGACAGCATGATCCGCGATCTGGTGGACATCGCGGTCAACATGGTGCGCGAGGAGCACGAGCAGCGCGTGCGCGACCGGGCGCGTGAGCTGGCCGAGGAGCGCATCCTCGACATCCTGGTACCGCCGGCCCGCCCGACTCCCCGCCCGGAAATGGTGCAGGGTCCGGGCTTCTTCCTGCAGAGCACGGCCACCACGGCCGCCGACGACGCCGAGGCCGAAGCCCGGGAGCGCACCCGTCAGCGTTTCCGTGAAAAGCTCAAGGCGGGCGAGCTGGACGACCGGGAGATCGAAATCGAGGTGGCCGCCGACACGATGCCCATGGTGCAGGTCTTCGGGCCGCTGGGCATCGAGGAAATGGGCGTCAACCTGCAGGAGCTGTTCGGTAACCTGACGGGCCGCCGCCGCAAGAAGCGCCGCGTCACCGTGGCCGAAGCGCGCGAGATCCTCACGCAGGAGGAAGCGCAGAAGCTCATCGACATGGACAAGGTCACGCGCGAGGCGCTGGAGCGCGTGGAGCAGTCGGGCATCGTCTTCATCGACGAGATCGACAAGGTGGCCGCCCGCGACGGCGCCCGGGGCGGCCCGGACGTGTCGCGCGAGGGCGTCCAGCGCGACCTGCTGCCGCTCGTGGAAGGCTGCAGCGTGATGACCAAGTACGGCATGGTCCGCACCGACCACATCCTGTTCATCGCCAGCGGCGCCTTCCACGTGGCCAAACCCAGCGACCTGATCCCGGAGCTGCAGGGCCGCTTCCCGATCCGCGTCGAACTGAAGAGCCTGACCGAGGAGGACTTTTACAAGATCCTGACGCAACCCAAAAACGCGCTGCTCAAGCAGTACCAGGCCTTGCTGAAGGCTGAGGGCGTCGAGATCGAGTTCACCGACGCGGCCGTGCGTAAGATTGCCGAAATCGCCGCGCGCGTGAACGAGGAGGTCGAAAACATCGGCGCCCGCCGCCTGCACACGGTGCTGACCACGCTGCTGGAAGACATCCTCTTCGAGGTGCCCGACAACGTGCCCGAGGATCGCAAGATCGTGGTGGATGCCGACCTGGTGGAGCAGCGACTCAGCGGTATCGTACAGAACCGGGATCTGAGCCAGTACATCCTCTGAACACAGACGGCCGGCGTTCGACGCGCCCGTGATCTGCTATCGGCTGGAAGATCCGGAAGGACGGCGACGCTGGGAAGCCCTGCAGGCTGCCCGGACGTCGCCGTTTGCGCATCCGGAGGTGCTGCTCGGACTGGCGCGGATCTTCGATCGCTGCGTCGAGATCGTGGAGGTGGACGCCGAGGGCGGTTCGGTCGCCGTAGCGCTGCTGGTGCGCCGCGTGGGCCTCTGGCGATGGGCCTCACATCCGCCCCTGCTGCCCGAGTCGCCGTTGGTCGTTCCTGATGCGTCCGTGCCGGCGCTCCCGGAGCGGCTGCTGGAGGCGCTATCTCGCCGCTATGCGCGCGTCGATTTGCACCTGCCGCCGGGGTGGACGGACGTGCGGCCGGCCCTGTGGCGCGGTTGGCGGGCCCAGCCGCTCTACACCTACGCGATCGACCTGGAGCAGACTTCGCCCGCGCACTGGTCCGAAAATCCCCGCCGCCTTTTCCGCAAAGCGGCGGCGCATTACCGACTGATCGAAGACGCCCGGCTGGCCCCCGTAGTGGCCCGTCTGGTGGAGGCCGGCTACCGACGCCACCACCGTCCCCCTCCGGCGTCGGCCGAGCGCCTGGCCGCCCTGCTCGAAGCACTTGCAGCGGCCGGACCGGTCCGCATTTTCGGCGTGCAGCATGCATCAGGCGAAACGGAAGCGGCCGTGGCGCTCATGGTGGCACCGCCGCGCGCCTGGTACTGGCTGGCCGGAAGCACACCCGGCCCCGCCATGACCGTGCTGCTGGGACATCTCTGGAGCCGGCTCCGGGAAGAGGGCTTTCGATGGTTCGACTTCGTCGGGGCCAACACGCCCTCGATTGCCGAATTCAAGCGACGCTTCAACCCGACACTGCAGCTTTACTTTCGGTTGAGCCGGGATCGCTCACCGCTGCAGACGCTGCTGCGCCACGTGCCCGGTCTTCGCTGAGCCATGGAGCCTGCTCCCACATCCACGCCCTCAACCGACCGCCCGCTCCGAGGGCCGGTGCTCATGCTGCTGTCCGGCTCGTCGATCGCCCTGGTTCTGTCCTATCTGGCTCAGCCGCTGCTGACCCGCCTCTACACACCGG contains these protein-coding regions:
- the hslV gene encoding ATP-dependent protease subunit HslV, which translates into the protein MPHRHIHGTTVLGVRHNGRVALGADGQATLGNTVMKRRAQKVRALYNGKILAGFAGATADALTLFERFEGKLQQHGGNVLRAAVELAKDWRTDRYLRRLDALLAVASPDRLLLISGNGDLIEPDDDIVAIGSGGPFALAAARALRKHRPDLSARAIVEEALSIAADICIYTNHEFTILEIDSK
- a CDS encoding NYN domain-containing protein; its protein translation is MDRSHSRKPIRTTALFVDYENLYQQATRYLKRTDNLNGQLADLLYSLRRYLLARRRFRVVLGRAYADFEQYDDGLAIQRVLAEQGIVPRMVPSSYEAPSRSLQLTIDALQTLQSHPEVQAFVVVSGNRSYLPLLEHLRGHGRQIALLQLTSPSDLVYERLGDRLLLDPRPILEHAGLRQLLAHLSGPVADTPPAPPPAFASLADDPDALKALELILEHFGQYEEVYLTPLLRKMSETFDETRVEPKELINRLEAAGAVRLERRRGFPYDYTVLILHEDHPDVRRLRETLASRPEPEPEASGDLSEEDHVEDTSGEEPSAF
- the hslU gene encoding ATP-dependent protease ATPase subunit HslU, translating into MEQEPLTSQEAGMKRELTPREIVAELDKYIVGQEEAKKCVAIALRNRWRRLNAPPEMREEIMPNNILMIGPTGVGKTEIARRLAKLAGAPFIKVEATKFTEVGYVGRDVDSMIRDLVDIAVNMVREEHEQRVRDRARELAEERILDILVPPARPTPRPEMVQGPGFFLQSTATTAADDAEAEARERTRQRFREKLKAGELDDREIEIEVAADTMPMVQVFGPLGIEEMGVNLQELFGNLTGRRRKKRRVTVAEAREILTQEEAQKLIDMDKVTREALERVEQSGIVFIDEIDKVAARDGARGGPDVSREGVQRDLLPLVEGCSVMTKYGMVRTDHILFIASGAFHVAKPSDLIPELQGRFPIRVELKSLTEEDFYKILTQPKNALLKQYQALLKAEGVEIEFTDAAVRKIAEIAARVNEEVENIGARRLHTVLTTLLEDILFEVPDNVPEDRKIVVDADLVEQRLSGIVQNRDLSQYIL
- a CDS encoding GNAT family N-acetyltransferase — encoded protein: MICYRLEDPEGRRRWEALQAARTSPFAHPEVLLGLARIFDRCVEIVEVDAEGGSVAVALLVRRVGLWRWASHPPLLPESPLVVPDASVPALPERLLEALSRRYARVDLHLPPGWTDVRPALWRGWRAQPLYTYAIDLEQTSPAHWSENPRRLFRKAAAHYRLIEDARLAPVVARLVEAGYRRHHRPPPASAERLAALLEALAAAGPVRIFGVQHASGETEAAVALMVAPPRAWYWLAGSTPGPAMTVLLGHLWSRLREEGFRWFDFVGANTPSIAEFKRRFNPTLQLYFRLSRDRSPLQTLLRHVPGLR